ttctttaaaataagaaaataatctaagataaaatactaaatcataaaccctatactatttaaattctaaaaaatctaAACCCCAAGttcaaaatcctaaaccctagtcCAAAAATTTCTGAACCCTAGAActcttttttgtaaaaataaaccCTAAAGACAAAACTCTAATTTAGAAAAAATGATTGATTTAAGaattttgaaatgatatttttaacaCAATTCTCTTAagcatttctattttttttatatgaatgaAACTAGTACAAAATCAGAATAATAAAGATTGAAGAATCATatgaagaaattaaaattttatcattAGATATTGAATGGGAAACTAATGAGAAGGTGCCTTGACTAATTCAATGATAAGGTATGTTGGCTTGTGAAAAGCACTCACCTCTTACGTAGAAACGTCTGAAACAGCACCAAAATATGGGCCCTCTCAATTCccaaacaaaatatgaaaagacaaatagtaataaacaataaaaactaaagtcCAAACGcgtaaaaaaaaatcctatttCACTCAGAAAAACCAATTTCTACTTCAAAATATCTTGCGCCTATTTAAACTCATCATGAGCCTATGGTTTAGAAAGCAAATGTTCTGAAAcacagaaaacaaaacaaaacaaaaaatggaGCACGAGATTCCCGTAGGGTTTCGTTTCTATCCGACGGAAGTTGAGCTGATTTCGTTCTACTTAAGATTCCAGCTTAACGGAGGAAATGCTACCATTCACAGTCTCATACCCATTCTCGATGTGTTTAGCGTTGAGCCTACTCAGCTTCCAAGTACGTATGCAATCACCATTCTCGACGATTATGTTGAGTCGTTGATTTCTGGTCAATAATTTAACTTATATATGAAGAAGATTATACGGATACGTCTCACTGAAAAGTTATACGTTTTGCGTTCGTTAAGTAAAATAATGCGATCATATAGGGATTGTATGCATGAGACCTAGGTTTCGATTTCTTGTTTGCGAAGTTCGTTTTACCTGACTAAACATGTAATGTAAAAATCGTTTACACGaaaatcaaatttctaaaatgcatcattttttttattttctatattaagTATTTTTGAAGTGTAAACCCAAACGCAAAACTTAATTAAGTgttctttcataattttttgttGCTTTTGTAAAGATTGTTTAATAAGATACTAAGAAATTGagtttatttagaaaaaatacaCACCGAAcgtaaattttaaaagaacaaaaaagaagaaatcgGGTTACAATTATTATAGAAAACAACTTTAATTTAGTATCAGAGGACCTTCCCATTAAATTTGACATCTGCGTTTATGTTTatgttcaagaaaaaaataggtttttaaaaaatgtgaaaaacaaATTGGCATATAACCGCAAACGGAAAATCACATAAATTGAGGCCTTACGCCGCAAAAGTGTGTGTTTATGTGGATGGGTATTTATTTGCAGATCTTGCGGGAGAGAGTTGTCGAGGAGACGCAGAACAATGGCTTTTCTTCGTGCCAAGACAAGAGCGGGAAGCTAGAGGAGGAAGACCGAGCAGGACCACTGGTTTAGGATACTGGAAAGCAACTGGTTCACCAGGGCCTGTTTTCTCGCCTGAAAATCGTGTAATCGGAGTTAAGAAGACGATGGTTTTCTACATCGGGAAAGCACCTACGGGGAGAAAGACAAAATGGAAAATGAATGAATATAAAGGAATTGACGAAACAGCCAGTGTATCTACCATTCCTAAGGTGCCTAGCTACATATTTAAAGTgcacattttttttaaagtgacaTTTTCTCAAATACTATTTGTTTTAAACCacttaaaattttcttttgatttgtgAGCCTTTTTTCAAGTACCgattattatcatcatcattattattattattattattattattattattattattattatatgtcACACCGTTGAGACAAACATGTGAAGTGCTTAAACGAACTGCATTTTGGTTATGTCCAACACTCCTCTTACAGAggagttttcatatttttgatatatatatatatatatagaacataCTTCTAACTTCGTTATACTGTTCTAAAGTGCTACACTTAGAAAAGTGTGCGGtcgattttttaaaacatacatgtttttgtggttttagaaattaattacAACAACTAACAACAGCTTAAAAAATTACAACCACCTAATAACATACATacacgataaaaaaaaaaaaaaaaactcacgcGTATAGTCTtttctaataattattaatattatattcatttaatttCTACCCTAATTAGCTAGTATCAAAGAGCCATAGACTTTGCAAAAGAAATGTtgattcatatatatgttaaaaaaaatgtcGTTTTCCAGATCAAAAAGGTTTTAACATgatacttttgtttttattaatatagttGAGGCACGAATTCAGTGTCTGTCGAATCTACATAAAATCCGGAAGCTCGAGAGCCTTTGACAGACGCCCCACGGAAGTTTATGCCATAGAGAGAAAGCTTCCTCGATTTGGAATTGAGACATCATCTCGTGCTACTGCTACACGAAGAACCTCTGAGATGGTTGATGGGCTATCACAACTCCGAGAGAGAAAGCTTCCTAAGAATAGTGTTGAGACATCATCATATGACACATTCACAACCTCACAGGAAACATCAGATTCAGGAGGAGGAGACCAAGTTCAGTTGCCCGTGAATCCTTCTACTACACAAACCATTTCAGAGATGGTTGATGGGCTATCACAACCTTTTTGGGAGTGGGAACAACTAAATTGGTCTTAAACCTATTACCTTGCATCTTATACCTACTCTACGACCTCTATTTTTAGTTGATAAATATTCTAGACTAGGGTTCATCCGTGATTCATGcacttttattaaatattttaaacacttgaatttattttgaaatgcttaattatatattgtattagaATCATTATTTCGGtgatttattttcattattttatcatttttctctTGAAGCTATTTGATTACGggaaaattgccacaaataccacattcatagtactatttttcatgtttacactaatcacttttaccaTCACTTTAATGCAGGATAAAAGACACTTCTACCTCTAAagtaactaatctagacttagggtctAGAGTTGAagggtggggtagggtttttggaatttgaaatttatgattctaataaatatataaataaatacttaaaaaatataaaaaaaatttattaaatagtttcaaacataattttcgattttcataagaaattaaaaaaatatataaaaatattaaaaaattcaaaaaaaaaattataaaaaagttcgaatttgaaaaagtataattcgaaaacataatttttttatttaaataataatttattatatatatagataacaagggtataagagtcttttgtcacttaataaagaaaatatttttgaaaatgtcctttTGGTGGTGGCAAAGATGAAAAGTAGTACCATGAAAgtgataaacataaaatttctccTTGATTATGatgctgagtttcaatttcgtTGAGGTTAAATAAATTTCAGGTTTTTGAGATAACTTGAATGGGgctatttttttgtattttgacgGTGTATCTCTTGatatgtttgttttattttaaatgatctagattcattttttttcttagacCAACTCCAATGGGAcaccaaaacatcaaatttgttGTAGTTTCATCTCCAATGGGacactaaaaattatacaatttcaccaaatttggtgtagagTGAATAGTGTTACACcaactatttaatatatatatatatatatatactattattttcatttaataatatagtttaattattattaattagttcaaatttgtaattaaacaGAAATATGATgcattatttgtatttttaaattattttaacatgattaatttttttctttttcaaataaaaattactaaaatattattattatttattttatattgtaaaaagataaatttcattgaacttttatatttattttaataatataaattttaattagtattttatcaaatatagaaatttataatataaggTGATAAGATTAAAATGCatattaatttgaaataaagactcaaaacataaaataaatatattatttttatgtattttcataattaattgtttgtaatttttaatataatttttaatataaaataaatacataaaagtataattttgttaagaaaaaataataaatttaaataatttataaacataaaattatacaaatttaacaACCATAATATCTAAGtgtgataaaataattatttatcaattacaaaataataaaaatataaaaattattaaaactaaaaatattaaataatatataatatcatttttggTGTAATATTTGGTGTTTTGGTTGGAGATGGCAAAAACAATAATGACATCAAAACACCAATTTGGAGTTATTTCAAAACCAAATTTGGTGTCatggttggagatgcccttagtAACTTTGTTAAATTGTAACATATTGCATATCTCGTTTTGAGTAAAATtcacattttattaattttgcatCAGTATAGTatttatacttaaatatattttaaaactagggTAGGTCCGCGCTATGCGTACGCGCAGGATGTGATGTATCGATTTTAGATaggattaattatttttgtagtttaattatcttttattattaactaaaaaatgatttatagaaactatacaaaaataaatttccaAAACATATACATTCACCGAATAGAGGGAGTACATTTTATTGTGAAATATAGAATTACTTTTTAATTAACTATTGGGGGTAACAACCTTATATAGATTGTGGTTTTAGTtactaattataatttttgttgCTATATTAGTTAGTTTTATGTTTGCCAAAAAGGGTAGTTTTATGTTTTCTGTTATGATAACTTTGCTTTGTTTCTGTTATTTTTCATGTGTCCTTTTTGACTTCgtaatgttttttttgctgcaaattaaatgtaatatatatacttcatatatGAGCGGTTGTGATTTAACTTATAATTTGGTGATGATTGGTTCAATTGTGGCTCTAAAAATTTAGATGTAAAAGTTTAGCTGTATGTAAATTGGGTGTAGCTGTAAAGTTGttattgtagattttttttttgcagagacTTTTGatgtagttaaatttgttgtagctgTAAATTATAGactttagatatttttaaaataaaatatgtgaaatctgtgatgtatatataaaatagttatttttatcaattaaataatttatattaatattttttttataaattctcaaagtttattgttatttaaaatgtgatatgtaaataatatatattttatttaaaatatttcagtaATTTTTACAACACTCAAAATTGAATtaagggggtgattggttgagCTTTATCTACctactttagctttatttttttaaatcattaaactttaccaatcatgctttaccTTTACTTTTCAAAGTTAAAGCGTACAacaaatttctattaatttttaccaatcatgctttagctttatttttaaaggtACAGCAAAATAAATAATGCAAACATTTTTCTAatgtattttagttaaaaaaaccTACATCTTTCATTTATAAGCTGTAGAAactatagaataaaaaaaatatctataatatcaaataaataagataatcataataaaaaaaaatctataaatattttactctaATTTTGGGTGcttttaaattattgaaatattttaaataataaatattatttacatatcacattttaaataacagtatactttgataattttaaaaaatattaatataaattattttaagtcataaaaataataattattttatatatacatcacatatttcacatcttttattttaaaatatctgcaGCCTATAGCTTAcagctacaacaaatttaactacagCAAAAGTTTCTGCAAAAATAATCTACAGTAACAATTTTACAGCTACAACCAATTTATCTACAGCTAaacttttacatttaaaattttacagccacagtcgaaccaatcatcacctaaatatttatagatgtttttaattatgattatctaatttatttgatattatagataatttttttatttcacagattctacagcctataaaagaaaactttaggttttttacctaaaatacattaaaaaaaattttgctttagttttttttgctgtaactttaaaaataaaggtaaagcatgattggtaaaagtTTATAGAAACTTGATTTAggttttaactattaaaaatagagTTACAACACGATTGATAaagtttagtgatttaaaagtaaataaagctaaagtaaGGAAATAAAGCCCAACCAATCACCTCCAAAATATTGGTTTTTCAAAAGAGCTTATAAGATATTGTTTGTTATAAACatgttatcttttttatttatttgtattcaataggtaatcaatttttatttcatgtcTCATTATTCGGTTGTGTTTCTCTTCTTAAAATGCTTAAGCTGTTATTATAATAAACTATCATTTGCTTTTTGACTTTTGTGTAgtgtaaatttattaaacttatgtAGAAAgggtatttgaaaaaaaaaatgtagagagGGTGAGATGtataaaaaattagtattaTGGCCCATGCTATGCAGGAGCacattaattttcttaatacaaatgttagtaaaaaatatattaagatttGAAAAGATATGAGTGAtgtaaaatatacatttttcttaaaatataatataatttttttatgattgaataaaatatttataaaaatattaagatatttataaaatatgaaaatatttatcaaaatgattaaatagttttacatatttttaaaaaagtaaaagcatacacatttaaaaaaattatatattagcaATTAAAcacaatattattattttctccaATTAAACAtattaaccaaaccaaattcacaataaaacaataaacaatacCTAAGGTAAAAAGAGAACACATGTTAAAAACATGATTTGCAAAAATGAATGGACTCGGGAACTAGTGGGATCATGATCGTCACCAATCTTATCTGCGAATTTGGGAAGAGTGTTAATTGAAATCTTAAAAAATGACAATTCAATAGAAAGAAATACTTACCCAAGAGCATAAAATTTCTTAACTTTGGCATCTTTATAGGTCAAACCCAGAAAAATCGTATGACTATGTTTGCTGTTTTTTACACAGAATAAAAAGTAAAGTTATCGTTGATGATGATTTCAAGGAAAAAATTGGGAAAGTGGGTTGCAGCCGAGTTATCAATTTAGGTTTCGAGTCACGTTAAGTTTTTATTTGTGTAATGGGTCGCGGCGATTTGTGTAATGGGTCGCGGCGATTTGCGAGCCTGTGCAAGTTACGTGTAAAATACGCCGAACACCCTGGTCAACCACTGTAATCACAAAAACGCCATTGAATCCTTGCACGTGAGAGACTGTCTCGATTCCCAACACCGTCGACCCATTAACTTCGTCGTCTTTACTGACTGACCTGTTATTGGCGGTAAACCACCGCGGTGATTAAACACCTTtactgtctctctctctatatctctctctctctatatctctctctctctctctatctctgtctctctctctctctatctctcgcTCTCACACCTCTCTCCTCGCTGCAGCGGTTAGTCGTGGAATTTCTAAATCCCCAGAGCTCTTTCGCGGCTGTGAGCTCTGTTTCAGCTCGGAGAGCGGCAAATCGTCTTATATTATACGGGTATGGTGTTGGAAGCGGAGAAAACAGAGAAGTTGGTGCGGCGGCCTACCAGATCGAGGAGCGAAAAACAGAAACACCCCCACCTACGAAAGATCAACGGTACCCAGGCTCGTCTGCTcctttattgattttttttcaagtaTGCCGCCGGTTCCTTGCATGTCAGTCTCGATTATGGGTAGAATAAAGTTTTTGTAAAGTTTTTgtcttaatttttcttttctcatcttttttatttatctttttctgtttttttagtTTCTGACTCCGACGCGGGTGAAGCGGGATCGTTGATGGACTCGACCGCAGAGGGATCTTAGCCAGTAGAGCcccaagggggggggggggggcgtcGGTTCTTCGGCGTCGTAATTTCCTTCGAAACTTTTTGCTGTGAATTCTTACCCAACTGCTTTGCGTCTGAACATTTACTCGAAGGCAAACGTAATCGGTGCTGTGGCGGATTGTCTTCAAGGTTTGCCCGACATGGGCATTTTGCTCCACTCTCAGTTTGGCAAGCTTTTTCAGCTGCATGTCGTCCGCTGCCAGAACTCTACAAAGCTCATTGGTAGTCTCCTCTGCCGTCAGCTTATTATGATCTGCAAATTTGAACTTTGGTTCACCTTCGGTCGTCATCCTCTACGCTTCTCGCTCGATGACATCCACGCCGTCACTGGTTTAAACTGCGGATCATTCGATGTTGGAGATTCTGAGGCTGACGAAGTCCCAGGTTCTACAATGTGGAACAAGATATTTGATACAACACTGGGTACCGTTACCGTGAGTCACGTTCTTGAGATGCTGCGGAATCCATTCCTAGCTGGATGGAAATGTGTTCCTTTGGCTCTAATAGCCTTGGTGGACGGGGTTGTGTGTTGCAATAACAAAACCCTCAAATCACCCCGAGGTATGTCGAGATGCTCGGCGACATTGAAAGCTTCTTGGCGTATCCATGGGGTAGAGAATCGTTCTTGGCGACCTTACCTTGTTTTTTACCTCCCCCAGTCAGTAAAGTTATAAAAGACCCAGTGCAAGCAATGCGGGTCCGGTTATCTCAACAGACAACAGCTTGCTATGGCTTTCCACTAGCTCTCTAGTTGTTCGATTTTGAAACTTTGCCTCAGGTGTTGTGTAAGATTCTGCAACTTTCTTGGAGGACCCTACAGCTTGCAAAGATACTGTTACTATCCTCAGTGTACAGGACATTCTTGTCGTCAAAGCAGATGCAACTGTAAGTTCATTCTCCCTTGATAGTAGAaaatagatttattaggttcatTGTCCTTTtgcaattttattaaaataattattatttttgtcaatAGTTATCCGTACACCTGGACCTGATTCCTGAAAGAGAAAAACATATGTGGTTGAAGGAGGTTGAAGATGACCGAGTAACTCGTTTGGTTGAGATGATGCGTAGTGGAGAAATATTTAAACCTGAAGATTTCCCAGGTGGAGACAGGTCATTTGCCCCTAAGATAGAGGAAAAAAACCGGTGGACGTGTGCTTAAGGACGAGAAACCTGGTGGTGGAACCGTCCACCGCCGGAATTTACGTCCACGCAAACCTGTGGTTGTTATTTGCAATGACGAATCATCATCGGGAGATGGCGGACCAGAGGGACCTCCTCAAACAGGCGGGTGTACACACGAAGATTTGAAGCTGTGGTTTGCTGAGCAGTTGAAAAAGCTGTCGACTGAGTTTAAGCACCAGTTATGTGAAATGGAGAAAAATATATGTAGGCGCTTCTGGGTGCCGGAGGCTACCATCAACAAGTGCCGGAAGAGGAAGGCGAACGAGGATAATCATGGACCGTCTAAGTTCCAGTTCAGTGGTGGGAAACGAACACGGTCGCTAATCCgtatggcaaaaaaaaaaaaaaccgacgGCTAGTAGTCCAGGAAGGAAAAAACATTCTTATGCACTTCGCTCCGGAGACGGCAACGACACATCTGAAGTGGTACACCCAAGTGATCATGAACTAAGTTGAACATATTCTGATATTTTATATGTTCTGACCCGACCGCTTTTTTCATGCAACCAAAGGAGACACCCCAGCGCTATTTGAGAGGGAGAAATGTTTTGAAAACGAGTATCACAACACTCGTAGTCTACCATTCGATGAAAATATCGCCGATGAGGTTAAGTCTGTGACTCTTGTTTTGTTATTAGGTTGGTTTGTAATTGGTGTACACTTTTATAAGTGGTATACGGTTTTCTTACAGGGTATGCGTACACCCAACGCTGCTGTGGATTGTCTGCAACCAGAAAAATCAGGCACTGAGCTCACATTGTATTCGAATATTTTATTAGTTCGGCCTCAGTCTTATGTGTCACCacctgataccactcaaattaccctaaggagtgaattactctctcaaataagaggtttagttgcagtacttagggatcgaatccacaaggagttagggaacctattaaatctagtcaagttattaattctaggtgtttgttgttttatgggtttaaaagtaaatagcaatcctaattgagcaagtctattgctcgactaacaagatgattgggggtgtaactttattggaagatattagatgcatggtttctgttcaggtgttggagattataatcctatagatgcctaacagttgcatgcatgatatattagagctcaactccttaatcatagtgatcagcgatggcaatgtttcactggttaactaactagatcttggatctcagcggtcgtcttttgatcacaagaaagtgttgattgatgatcctatatggatatcgatcgatacatctttcgcaaatatcgatcgattgtcagaagacaatatcgatcgatgcttctagctaagccctaggcacgggttgataatgctcactagtctcctagatcagcggttagctctctctagcagtcctagcatgacagattagattcaggacaggatgatcaaggatgcttgactcatgcaaattcctaggttcatgttctagttagcaaggctaaaacaagcattaagaacaatcaatcaatgaatatcacaattCAGAaattctatagttggggctagtccctctaacaagtaaactactcagacatagctaagcaattcatgacacaaaatatagataaaaactgcatagaatagaatagatgaatcaatggagttccaatcacaaatctctctatgattttctctcctaaaactctctctctctctcttcctgaaagtaagaatacaatggtggctaAAAGCTCTcctcttgcctcctaacacttaggcaagtatataa
The window above is part of the Brassica napus cultivar Da-Ae chromosome C3, Da-Ae, whole genome shotgun sequence genome. Proteins encoded here:
- the LOC106370379 gene encoding putative NAC domain-containing protein 61, with the protein product MEHEIPVGFRFYPTEVELISFYLRFQLNGGNATIHSLIPILDVFSVEPTQLPNLAGESCRGDAEQWLFFVPRQEREARGGRPSRTTGLGYWKATGSPGPVFSPENRVIGVKKTMVFYIGKAPTGRKTKWKMNEYKGIDETASVSTIPKLRHEFSVCRIYIKSGSSRAFDRRPTEVYAIERKLPRFGIETSSRATATRRTSEMVDGLSQLRERKLPKNSVETSSYDTFTTSQETSDSGGGDQVQLPVNPSTTQTISEMVDGLSQPFWEWEQLNWS